The segment GATTCTGCATATTGGGCAATTATCTTCCATACAGGTTAGTGGGATACCACATTCCAATGAGTCAGTTAGTAAGGGACCTTTACTTGTATCTTTAGCAGGAGCCCAGAGTAGAGTCCGTCTCTCGACACCACGTCGTTTGGTTGGAGAGATATAACATTTCTCAATTTCTCCACTATCTGTGGCTATTTTAACTGTCTCAACTATATTGACGTTCACTTGAACTTCATGTCCGAAGTAAAGCTCCTGAGGCCCAATCAAAAGCGCATAAATATCAAAGTGCCAGTGAGGATCAGCGTTATTAGCCAGTCCTGAATATTCTCCTCTGACCTTTGTTACTTGGGTTGCCCTGTCTTCCTGTGTCTGTATTTCTTCTTTCTTTTTCTTTCTTGCCATTTTAATTCCTCCTCTGATAAATTGTTTTTACTCCTCGGTAGGTTTAGGTAAATATTTGGGGAATCTAGCTGAAAGCATTAGACGGACTTCATATACAAATTGTCGCCAATCACGGTCATTAAGTTCTTTTTCCTTAAGCAAGTATACTCGTGCTCTTTCAAGATCATCATATTCTATTTCAAGATAGCGACTGTTATCCTCACTCTTCTCCCTATCAGTCAGCCCAAGTCTCTGAAATAAATTCTTTGTCTGTTCATACATGAAACTCCTGCCTTGGTTCCAATAAAGCCTTGCTGAGTTCCTTTCTATAATTGGAGCGACAGAATAGCCAAAGTGTGAAGCTTCGTCTACATCTCCAATGAGTTTAGTTATTTCTAGTTTAAGAGCTTTTTGGTCAGAACCTTTTTCCTTAAGCTCATTTTCAGCAAAGCTTATGAAAGCGTAGCACATGCCAGCAATTGCATTTGCAAGTTCATAACGCTCAGCTTTCTCCTTAGGTTTTAAAATCATGGTTTCACCTCCTCCCTTAGCAATTCGGTAAACTTTTGATGTAAGTCATCAGCAAGATATTCTTGTTTTCCAGCTTTCTCAGAATACTCCTTAGCCAAAACGTACTCAGCAAAGGTAACTTGATCTGCTTGAATATAACGTATTGCATCGGCAACCGCATCGTTTAGCTTTTTTCTGCCTTTCTCAAATGTTATTGCACTTGGGTTGCCAAACCTCTGAAGGAGTAGCTTTAGAGTTACAAGATGTCTTTTAGGAAGCTTTACCTCACAATCACCACCTGTTCCTCCAAAACTTACAAGGACATCGAAAGTTTCAAAAACCTCAATAGGAAATAAGGTTGCCAATTTATAAAGAGCATACTGCACTGTACCCATAATTTTGTTCAAAGAACCCTTTTGGGGAATATGCTCATTATAGGGACAAGGTAAGACAATTCGTTGACCAGCTATCAGGTTTAACTCTGCTAAAGTATATTGGCGTATATAGTTTTCCACACGATACCTGTCAGATTCGTTTTCTTTTTGGAAGGTAGCAATAAATCCCTCGTCAACCAGTTTAACAGGAGAGGCAAAGCCGATAACGGCACAGTCATAGCAAATATTTGGCTGACCTTCACTACTATTAGATTGGCTTCGTTGGCTTGGTGAGCTAAAGATAAATTTATTGGCTGTTAATTTAGGTTCTGTTTCATTAAGTCCACAACCACAAGAGTAACAAAAATTATTAGCCCTATCCCCAGCAGTTCTACTAAAAGAAAAATGGGGCTGATCCTTTAGTAAAGTATCTAATTTATGAAATTCGCTCTCTTTCATTTGAATTAACTGCTTTATACGCTCTACTAATTTTTTACCTTTTCCCATTTTTTCTATAACTTGTGTACTAGCGTTGCGATTGTAATAACTGGAATTAATCAAAAGTAACACTTTTAAATCTTTTTTGTTCTTGATGTCCTTTTCTAATTCATTCAACTGTTCTTTGTAAAGATTTGGTGTCTGACGCAAGGTTGCGTAATAGAAACCAGCTATCAACCAACGCTGGGCATTGGTAATAATAGGTATCTCCGGAACCGAACTTAAACCTCTGTTAGCCAGTCTCACCGAATTTACGAGAAGAACAAAAGTTTTTACTAGATACTCCATATCAAAACGCCACTTAACAAAACTTTTCCAATAACTTTTCCAATCAGGAACTTGGTCATCTGGAACAAAAAGCCATACTGTTTGATCGCTTTCTCTCAGAACTACTATTTCACACGATCTTTGGAGATATGAGAGATATTCTTGCATCATATTTTCATAGGCAATTCTCATTTGAAGCTCATTGGGCAAGGGTCGCTTGTAGAGATGATAAACTCGACCTAGTATCTGTCCTTTCTCATTTATAACCTTTTGTTGATTGATTTCCAATTTTGGAGGCCCATGTTGAGGTGAGGATGAGAAACGCAGAAAGCATAGTGTTCTAATTATAGGTAATGCCGATTTTCCGAAGGAAGATAAAATAATTTTAATTTCATCTAACTTTTCTTGAGCTATTGCCCACTCACAGGTTTGGATCCAAGTAGAATCTGCTTTTTTCCCTTCTTTCTCACAGTGTACATTGAAGCTAGCTAGAATTTTTAATTTCTCTAGCTCACCTAATTCGTTCATTCTGTTAACCATCCTCCATTTTAGAATATACTTCGAACATTTTCCGAACTGTCTTTACCATCTCCCCCCTCAGCCACTCTGGCTCTAGAATCTCGGCTTCGGCTCCCCATTGGAGTACCCACCACAGAGCTTCCTGGGGATAGGAGGTGTTGATTTCATATAGGATGTTGCCGTTGGTAAGCTTGGTAATCTCCCCTCGCGATACCCAGGGAGGCTCTTCGATGTATTTTGCTACGTTTTTGGAGAACTTGATTCTTACGGTAGTTGTCTCGTTTCCGGTAAAAACCCCAAAACTATCCTTATGCCTTTCCTTGAATGAATAGTCGCTTCTTCTTGGCACGGTAAATTGGGTGAAACGGATATCCTTGATTCGGTTTATCCTGAACATCCGAATCTCTTTATGCGTGAAGGAGTAACCCTCGACATAGAGACCGTTTTTTCTTGGAAATATGGTGTACGGGTCGAATTCGTATTTTACGATTTCGCCTCTTTTGTAGTTATCGTAGGTGATGATTACCCGTCTTACATTTTCCTTT is part of the Thermodesulfobacteriota bacterium genome and harbors:
- a CDS encoding WYL domain-containing protein, whose amino-acid sequence is MQGLRPLRLIQICHEIKSNPKRQPKELYKALGISKQQFYKDKTLLEKLGFKFTYSPKKKSLIIEQDSLINIYDLTLNEIFALVMSVRQLSSIGDYNLTQDALSGIRRIINQAPLQARGILQGALDDIVFKEGFGCDPKIIETLTEAIKENVRRVIITYDNYKRGEIVKYEFDPYTIFPRKNGLYVEGYSFTHKEIRMFRINRIKDIRFTQFTVPRRSDYSFKERHKDSFGVFTGNETTTVRIKFSKNVAKYIEEPPWVSRGEITKLTNGNILYEINTSYPQEALWWVLQWGAEAEILEPEWLRGEMVKTVRKMFEVYSKMEDG